The sequence TCGGGAACGGGAAACCGGCAGCGCGCAAAAGCCCCGTACTGGCCCCCAGCACGGGGAAGCTACAGGGCTTCGAGGGTGCCGCGGGGCGCTCAGAAGGCGTCCGGGGCGCGAGTACAGCGATGCAGGTCAGGGATGTCCCCCCACGGTGTCTCGTCCACCCCCGGCGCACAGCCGATGTCGCGGCGGAAGGCGGCACACCACAGCGGGTAGAGCGGGTGGGCGGCCGGGTTCCCTCCGCTGCGGGTGATCCGGTCGGCAAGTCCTGATGCGGCGTCACACACGGCCCACTTCATGCGGCCGCTACGTGTCGTCGGTCACGTCCAGCGCCTTGGCGATCAGTGCGTCAAGGTCGGCGTCTCTGCGCCTTCCGGATCGCTGCTTCGTGCTCGGCCGCCGTCACACCTCGGCGGTCAAGCCGATCGAACATGTAGTAACAGAAGGCGCACATCGGCCGGTGCCGCGTCGAGTCGGGTCCCCCGACCCTTCCCACTGGTTCGCGAGTTGGACCGGGGGCCCGTGTGGCGCCGCTAACTGTTCATGACCTCGGGGAAGCCCTGGAGCGCCGCAAGGAGACCCTCCAGGCGTGCGATGCGCTGTCGCGTCAGGAAGGTCTCATCGCCCATGTACTGCGCTTCGTACGCCTCTTCGAGCCTGGCTGTCAGGTAGAGCACCTCAGCGGCCAGAAGGCGGTGCGGGTTGCTCTCGGTGGCCTTCACGCGCTGCCGCCTCTAGGACCTGTCGGCGTCCGCCCACCTGATCACGCATCGTTCGTGCCCGACGAAGCGCACCCCTCGCCTCCCTTTGCTGACGGTCACGCTGTCGATGGCAAGCTTGAGCCGTTCGCGCCTACCGGGCACGTCACCGCTGCTCCACGCTTCGCGCAGTAGCCCCCCGTCGAGCAGGGGGCTGATGTCCACGGCCGGCATGGGGAGCTTTCGCAGATCACCGCGCAAGCCGTCGATACGCCCTTGAAGCCGCCCTGCCAGCCGGTTGTACCGATCGACAGCACCCGGCCCACTGAACTCGCCGCGCACGTAGCGGGCTTCCTCTAGATCCGCGAGCCTGGTTTCCTCGTCACTGATCTCCGCTTCCATGGCGTCCCGCTTGGCGAAGACTTCCGGGTCCTCTCGCTTGACCCATCGGTCGGCAATGGCCGCCAGCAACGGATCTTCCGGCTCAAGCGCGGGCAACCGGCTCAGGAACGCTCCAGCGACCCATGCATCGAGGGCTTCCACCCGCGCTGAAACTCCTACGCAGCCCCGCCCCATGCGATTGTTACTGCAAACGTAAGAGGTACCGGCCCGACTCATGCGGGCCCCGCACAGACCACAGTGCGCAATACCGACGAGCAGGTTGTTGCCTTGTTTTTGCCCGCGCCGCTTGCCGGCGTCGGCGAAGGTGCGCGATTCGAGCTGACGGGTAATCAGCTCCCGCTCCCCGACTGTGATGATCCCTTCGCCGATGCTCACAGTGTCCAGCGTTTCAGGGTCGCGGTACGGCACAACCCTACTGCTGTACTTCCGCGTCCCGTCCGCCGATTCCTTGTATTCGGTCTGCGGCATAAGGCCGGCAAACGCAGGGGCGCGCAGCAACTGCATAACACTGGATGAGTTCCAGACACCACCGCGTGGCGACTCGATGCCATGCTCGTTCAGGAACCGGGCGACGTGGACAAGCGCCTTCCCGCTGAGCGCTTCATCCGCGATCAAACGGGCGTACGTAGCCGTCTCAGGGTCGTGGGTCAGCTTCTTCGTGCTGGGGTCCACCTTGAGCCCGTAAGGAGGCTGCCCCCCGATCCACTGTCCGCGTTGCCGCAGATACCGCTTCGCACTGCTGACCCGAACACCAAGGTTCCGTGACTCGTTTCGCGCAAGCTCAGCGAGCAGGGCGATAGTCACCCGTGCGCTGTCGTTGTTCGTGTCGAGCCCGTCCATGACGCTGACGAGCCGCCCGCCGACGCGGCCGATGTCGTCCAGCGCCTTACCGACTTCGCCGATGCCCTTCCTGCTGAGCCGGTCGAGCTTCCAGACCACGAGCACGCCGACAATGCCAGACGTGACAGCGGTCAGTGCGGCGTCGAACCCCTTGCGGGCGACGGTCTTGTATCCGGAGCGTCCCCGGTCGATGTGGACCTTGCGAACGGTGATGCCGTTCCGTTCGCACCAGGCACGGCAGTCGGCCTCTTGCCGGTCGATCGCTGTCTTGCCTTCCCGGTCCAGCGACAAGCGAAGATACAGATCAGCGATGGTGTGGTGATGCACGTGTTCACCCTATCTGGAGTTCCCTCAATGGGTCAGGACATCCAGAAATCCAAAATCACAATGCGAAATCCAAAATCACAATGCGTCCTCGCAGGTCAGCGAGGGTGTACTGCCGGTCGCCTGTATTGAGCCAGCCGCCCTTGCCGATGAGTTCGGGGGCCCTGACGCGCGCACGTGTTGCCATGTGAACAGTCAACATCACCGTGGCGTGCCCGCATTCCACAGGCCCCTCGGGGAACCTGTGGGACATGAGACTTCTCGTACGTGAGCGGATTTTCGGCATCGGCGACGACTACTGGATCGAGGACGCGGACGGCCACAAGGTCTTCCTGGTCGACGGCAAGGCCATGCGGCTGCGCGACACCTTCGAGCTGAAGGACGCGCAGGGCCGCGTCGTCGTGGAGATCCGCCAGAAGCTGATCAGCCTGCGCGACACGATGCTGATCGAGCGGGACGGCGAGCACCTCGCCAAGATCAAGCGGAAGCGGCTGTCGCTGCTGCGCAACCACTACCGCGTGACCCTGAAGGACGGCACCGAGCTCGACGTCAGCGGCAAGATCCTGGACCGCGAGTTCGCGGTGGACTACGAGGGGGAGCTGCTGGCCCAGATCTCCCGTCGCTGGCTGACCGTCCGCGACACCTACGGGATCGACATCGTGCGGGAGGACGCCGACCCGGCGCTGCTGATCGCGGTGGCGGTGTGCGTGATCGTGCTCGCGGAGAAGGAGCACGACGACTGAGCGCGCGGGGCAGTCACGCCTGAAGGGCCGCTGTTTCACGTGAAACAGCGGCCCTTCAGGTCTGCTGGATCCTCGGCGCGGCCAGTCCCAGGCGCCGGTCCTTGAGGGCCGGGAACTGCTCCCGGGTCGCGGCGACCTTGGCCGGGTCGAACTCCACGGTCAGCACCTCCTCGTCCGCGCCCGCCTCGGCGAGCACCTCGCCCCAGGGGTCGACGACGACGCTGTGCCCGGCCTGCTGGACGCCGGCGTGGGTGCCGGCGGAGCCGACGGCCAGGACGTACGCCTGGTTCTCGACGGCGCGGGCGCGGGCGAGCAGGCTCCAGTGGGCGCGGCGGCGCTCCGGCCAGCCGGCCGCGACGACCAGGGTCTCGGCGCCCGCGTCGACCAGACCCCGGAACATCTCGGGGAAGCGGAGGTCGTAGCAGGTGGCGAGGCCGAGGGTGGTCCGTGGAAGGGCGACGGTCACCAGGTCCTCGCCGGCGCCCATCATGACCGCCTCGCCCTGATCAAATCCGAAGCGGTGGATCTTGCGGTAGGCGGCGGCCCGTTCGCCCTCGGGCGTGAAGACGAGCGTGGTGTTGTAGAGGACGCCGTCATCGGCCCGCTCCACGAAGGAACCGGCGTGCAGCCAGACCCCGGCGCCGGCGGCCGCCTCGGCCATGACCGTGTGCGTCGGGCCCGTCAGGGGTTCTGCCTGGTCCTCGAACGACGTGTAGGCGAACGCCCCCACCGGCCACAGCTCGGGAAGCACCACCAGATCCGCGCCCCGCTGCGCCGCGACCAGGGAGGCGGCGCGTTCCCGGCGGGAATCGACGGGTTCGTCCGGGTCTACTGCGATCTGGATGAGGGAGGCGCGCACACTACCACCGTCCTGGCATTCGAGTTGTCAACACGGGCCTACGATCGTCACACGAAAGCACTGCCGGGGTGCCTGCTCGCAGCGTAACTTAGCCACCAAGGCTCATCGCCGCTCACAGCCCGCAGCCCGACCGTCCGCGCCCAGTTCTCCAGCCCATGCACCGCAGAACCGCACGAGGGGTCCCGTGACCGTCCATCCCAGCCTCCAGACCTACGCCGACGCCTGGACCCATTCCATCGAGTCGATAGCCGAGCTGGTGAGCCCGCTCACCGAGGCGGAGTGGAACGGCCGTACTCCCTGCCCCAACTGGTCGGTGCGCGACATCGTCTCGCACATCATCGGTATGGAGTGCGAGCAGCTCGGCGACCCGCGTCCGATCCACACCCTGCCGCGCGACCTCTTCCACGTGCAGAGCGACTTCGCCCGCTACATGGAGATGCAGGTCGACGTCAGGCGCCACCACACCGCGCCGGAGATGACCTCCGAGCTGGAGTACACGATCATTCGCCGGTCCCGGCAGCTGCGCAACGAGTCCCGTGACCCGGAGACCATGACGCGGGCCCCGCTGGGGGCCGAGCAGACCCTGGAAACGGCGCTGCGCATGCGTGCGTTCGACGTCTGGGTGCACGAGCAGGACCTGCGCACGACGCTGGGCAAGCCCGGCAACCTGGACTCCCCCGGTGCCGCCATCACCCGGGACTCCCTGCTGATGGGGCTGCCGAAGGTGGTGGCCGCGAGCGCCGGCGCTCCGCCCAACTCGGCGGTGGTGCTGGACGTGCACGGTCCGGTGGAGTTCCTGCGCACGGTACGGGTCGACGCCGAGGGCCGCGGTTCGGTGGACGGCTCCCCGTCGCTCGGCCCGGCCGCGACGCTGTCGATGGACTGGGAGACGTACGTCCGGCTGGCCTGCGGGCGGGTACGGCCGAACGCGGTCGCGGACCGGATCAAGACCGAGGGCGACCAGGACCTGGCCGACGCCATCCTCCAGCACTTCGCGGTCACCCCGTAGCACGAAGCCGTACCCGGCAACAGCGGCGCCCGCCCCCGCGGAGGGGGACGGGCGCGCCGCCGTGTCCGGGGTGATCCGGGCGGGTCAGGCAGGGACGTGCACGGCCTCCACGCGGCTGATCACGTGGTGCTCCCGCTCCCGGTGCGCGGCCTTGAGGCGCAGCCGCAGGATCTGGGCGACCCCCAGCGCCTCCAGGACGAAGACCGAGGCGAACGCGACGCGGTAGTTGTCGCCGGTCGCGTCCAGTAGTACGCCGACGGCCAGCAGCGTGGTCATCGAGGCGACGAAGCCGCCCATGTTGACGATGCCGGACGCGGTGCCCTGGCGCTCGGGCGGGTTGGCCGGGCGGGAGAAGTCGAAGCCGATCATCGAGGCGGGCCCGCAGGCGCCGAGCACCACGCACAACACGACCAGCAGCCACATCGGCGCGTGGTGCCCCGGGTGGAAGATGACCGACGCCCACAGCGTGGCCGTCGTGCCGACCGTGCCCAGCGCGAGGGGGACGCGGGCCGCGTGGTGACGGGCGATGACCTGCCCGTAGACGAGCCCGACCGCCATGTTGGAGAGCACCACCAGGGTCAGCAGCTCTCCGGCGGTCCCCCGGCTCAGCCCCTGGTCCTCGACCAGGAACGGCATGCCCCACAGCAGCAGGAACACCATGGCCGGGAACTGCGTCGTGAAGTGCACCCACATCCCGAGCCGGGTGCCGGGCTCCCGCCAGGCGGCGGCGATCTGCTTGCGTACGTACGCCCCGCCCGCGTGCTGGACCGGCGGCGGCTCGTGGCCCTCGGGGTGGTCCTTCAGGAAGAGCAGGAGCAGCACCAGCACCACGACCCCGGCCAGCGAGCTGCCGACGAAGGTGGTGGTCCAGCCGAAGCCGTGCAGGGCGCGGGCGATGACCAGCGTCGAGACGAGGTTGCCCGCCATGCCGAAGAGGGCGGCGACCTGCCCGATCATGGGGCCGCGCCGGGCGGGGAACCAGCGCGTGCCCAACCGCAGCACGCTGATGAACGTCATCGCGTCGCCGCAGCCCAGCAGCGCGCGCGAGGCGAGCGCGGTGCCGTACGAGGGGGAGAGCGCGAAGCCGAGCTGGCCGAGCGTGAACAGGACGGCCCCGAGCGCGAGGACCTTCTTGGTGCCGAGCCGGTCGACCATCAGGCCGACGGGTATCTGCATGCCCGCGTAGACCAGGAGCTGGAGGATGGAGAAGGTGGAGAGCGCCGAGGCGTTGACGTCGAACCGGTCGGCGGCGTCGAGCCCGGCGACGCCGAGGCTGGTGCGGAAGATGATGGCGACGAAGTAGACGGCGACGCCGATGCCCCAGACCCGGGCGGCACGCCGGCCGCCGGGCGGGTCGCCGGGCACGGGCAGGGTGGGCGCGGCGGCGGAACTCACCGGTCCTCACCCCTGACCAGCACCTTGACCCGGCTGACGTGGCGGCGCACGACCTGTGCGGCGCCTTCCGCGTCACCGGCCCTGATCGCCTCCAGCAGCTCGCTGTGCTCCGCGATGTTGGCGGCGATCCTGCCGGGGTGGGCCTCCATGACGGCGACGCCCATCCGCAACTGGCGGTCGCGCAGCTGGTCGTAGAGGCGGGACAGGATCTCGTTGCCCGCGTGGCGGACGATCTCGGCGTGGAAGCAGCGGTCCTTCACGGAGACGGCGGCCAGATCACCGGCCTCGGAGAGCTGCCGCTGCTCCTCCAGGAGCCCTTCCAGACGGCTGATGAGCTGGGCGGAGGCGGGCACGGCCTTGCGCGCGGCGAATTCCTCGACGAGCAGCCGGGTCTCCACCACGTCCGCGATCTCCTGGGCCGAGACGGCGAGGACCAGGGCGCCCTTCTTGGGGTAGAGCTTGATCAGCCCCTCGACCTCCAGCCGCAGCAGCGCCTCGCGCACCGGGGTGCGCGAGACCCCCACGGCCTCCGCGAGACTGCCTTCGGTCAGCAGCGTGCCGCCTTCGTAACGGCGGTCCAGGACCGCGTCCTTGACGTGCGTGTAGACGCGCTCGGCGGCCGGGGGCCGCTTCACGGGCGGGCGTGCGGGGGCGGGGGACGTGGAGGGTGCGGGGGCAGGCATGCACACAGCATAGATACAACATGCACGCAACCGTCCGCCCGTCCACGATGTGAGCCGGCGCGGGGGTGGGGATCGGGACCGCCAGGGGACCGCCCAGGGGCCCGCGCGAGCAGGGGTCCGGGACCGCTCAGGGGCCCGCGCGGAGCCGGGAGCAGGTACGACCCCGGGAGCCGGCGCGGACCGAGCCGCCCCGGCCGGGCGACCCCCGGGCGCCCGCCGCTACGCGGGCGGCGTGTCGTCCCCCACCAGTCGGAGCACGGGGCGCTGGGGCGCGAACTCGCCCAGTCCGAGCGCCGCCTCGCGCCAGTGCGCGGCCAGTTCGAGCAGGCGCTCGTCGTCCTGCTGGTAGGCGGGCAGCGGCACATCCGGCACGGTCCGCCACAGGATCGTCGCGGCGAACCGCACCGCGTGCAGGGCGGCCGTCGTATGCGCCTCGACCCCGTCATCCCCCAGCTGCCGCAGCGCCTCCAGGCGCTCGGCGACGGCGAGAAGCTCGCCGTACGCCCTGACGGACTCCTGCGCACGCACGACATCGTCCACGGTTACCTCCGGCCTCTGGGGCGCTCGGCGCACCTGTCGCTGCGGTGCGTCGGGCCGGCTCGCCGATCCCCGTGCCGGACCTCCCGCACAGGGCCTCGGATGTGAGGCCGATGGTAGCCCCTGGCCACCGAGCCCGATCGCCGCTCGGCCGCCACGGCCCTGCTCGCGGCGTCCGGATGTCGTAAAAAATCACCCCGTCGTGGGCCACAACCAAGGAGTGCGGTCATCCGTCTTACCAGCGCAGCGGCACCCTCATGTGGCCGCATTCCAGGGGCATTTGGAGCGTTTAAGTTGAAACTCGGCATTAAGGGCATAAGGCGCGCTTCCGCGACCGCCACGGTCGCCCTCACGGCGGGCGCCCTCCTCGCGGGCGGCGCGTTCGCCTCCACCGCACAGGCCGCCACGCCGAAGGCGCCCTCGATCGTCGCCAAGGGCGGCTTCGTGATGAACAACGGCACCGGAAAGACCCTGTTCACCAAGGCCGCGGACACCCGTCGCTCCACCGGTTCCACCACGAAGATCATGACCGCCCGTGTGGTGCTGGCCCAGAAGGGCCTGAACCTGGACTCCAAGGTCACGATCCAGAAGGCGTACAGCGACTACATCGTCTCCAAGGGCGCGTCCTCGGCCCGTCTGATCGTCGGCGACAAGGTCACCGTCCGTCAGCTGCTGTACGGCCTGATGCTGCCCTCGGGCTGCGACGCGGCGTACGCCCTGGCCGACAAGTTCGGCTCCGGCAAGACGCGCGCGGCGCGGGTGAAGTCGTTCATCGGCAAGATGAACAGCACCGCGAAGACGCTCGGCCTGAAGAACACGCACTTCGACTCGTTCGACGGCATAGGGAACGGGTCCAACTACTCGACCCCGCGCGACCTGACGAAGCTCGCGAGCAGTGCGATGAAGTACTCCACGTTCCGCACGGTCGTGAAGACCAAGTCGACGAAGCAGAAGGTCACGACGAAGAGCGGCGGCTACCGCTACATGTCGTGGGCGAACACGAACAAGCTGCTCGGCTCGTACAGCGGCACGATCGGCGTGAAGACGGGTTCGGGCCCGGCGGCCAAGTACTGCCTGGTCTTCGCCGCGACCCGCAAGGGCAAGACGGTGATCGGTACGGTCCTGACCTCGTCGTCCGAGGCGAACCGCACGGCGGACGCGAAGAAGCTGATGGACTACGGCTTCAAGAAGTAGGCCGACAAGCCAGGCCGTACGAAGAACGGGCCCCGCACGCGACGGCGTGCGGGGCCCGTTCGGTCCCGAAGCCGCCCCGCCCTTCCCGTCCGTCGTTCCCCCACACCCCAGTCCTCTTCGCAGTCCTGGCGATCACCACGACCTCCTCGGCCGGGCGCGTCGGAGGCAGGGGAAAAACCGGTGGAACAGCCCCGCGGCCCCCGGCTACCTTGCTGCCGGGCCGGCCATCCGTGGCATGCGGGCCCGCCGCCCCCGCCGTCCATGAAAGGGCGTCCGTTGTACATCGCGTGAGACCTCCCCACTGCTGATCTGTCGCGCGTCGCGCCTGTTGTGCGCCGCGCTGCTTCCCGCTGCGGATTTCTCACACTGAAACCGGTGTACTCCTGTGCTCATCCATTGGGCCGTCATGCCCACACGCCTGCCCGTCGTCCTGCGCCGCTGCCACACGTGCGCGTCCGGAAGCTTCCGCGCGAACGGCAAATTCCGCGTCAACGCCCACCACAAGCTGCTCGACGCCTGGCTCCTCGCGCTCTGCACGGGGTGCGGGGACACCACGAGGCTCACGGTCCTGGAGCGGGCGCACGTCCGCTCCGTACGGCCTGAGCTGCTGGACCGTATGCACGCCAACGATCCGGCCCTGGCGGCCGAGCTGCTTCAGGACCCGGTCGTGCGGCGGCGCAACCGCGTGGCCCTCGACTGGACCGGCGCCTGGCGCCTGGACACCCGGGGCCAGGACCACTCGGACCGCGAGGTGATCGACGTATCGGTCACCTTCGGGGCGCGGATACCGGTACGGCCGCTGCGCCTGATCGCGGACGGCTGCGGCCTCTCCCGGGCGGAGACGGAACGCCTGCTGTCGGAGGGCAAACTCGTCTCCCCCGCCCGCCTGACCGGCAAACTCACGGGCGACTTCGGCTTCCTGCTGAAGCGGTGAGGGGCGGCCGGAGGCGGGGGGTGAACGGCGCGCCCGTCCCCGGCCGGCTCAGCGCTCAGTGCGCGGCGACCCGCACGACGAGCCCGATCGCGGCCGCCAGCAACTCCCGTTCCTCGTCGCTCAATTCCGCGTCGATGGCGCGGGCGAGCCAGTCGGCCCGCCGCTCCCGCTCCTCCTCCAGGAGCGCGCGCCCGGCGTCCGACAGCTC comes from Streptomyces sp. Mut1 and encodes:
- a CDS encoding recombinase family protein, with the protein product MHHHTIADLYLRLSLDREGKTAIDRQEADCRAWCERNGITVRKVHIDRGRSGYKTVARKGFDAALTAVTSGIVGVLVVWKLDRLSRKGIGEVGKALDDIGRVGGRLVSVMDGLDTNNDSARVTIALLAELARNESRNLGVRVSSAKRYLRQRGQWIGGQPPYGLKVDPSTKKLTHDPETATYARLIADEALSGKALVHVARFLNEHGIESPRGGVWNSSSVMQLLRAPAFAGLMPQTEYKESADGTRKYSSRVVPYRDPETLDTVSIGEGIITVGERELITRQLESRTFADAGKRRGQKQGNNLLVGIAHCGLCGARMSRAGTSYVCSNNRMGRGCVGVSARVEALDAWVAGAFLSRLPALEPEDPLLAAIADRWVKREDPEVFAKRDAMEAEISDEETRLADLEEARYVRGEFSGPGAVDRYNRLAGRLQGRIDGLRGDLRKLPMPAVDISPLLDGGLLREAWSSGDVPGRRERLKLAIDSVTVSKGRRGVRFVGHERCVIRWADADRS
- a CDS encoding LURP-one-related/scramblase family protein, which produces MRLLVRERIFGIGDDYWIEDADGHKVFLVDGKAMRLRDTFELKDAQGRVVVEIRQKLISLRDTMLIERDGEHLAKIKRKRLSLLRNHYRVTLKDGTELDVSGKILDREFAVDYEGELLAQISRRWLTVRDTYGIDIVREDADPALLIAVAVCVIVLAEKEHDD
- a CDS encoding carbon-nitrogen family hydrolase yields the protein MRASLIQIAVDPDEPVDSRRERAASLVAAQRGADLVVLPELWPVGAFAYTSFEDQAEPLTGPTHTVMAEAAAGAGVWLHAGSFVERADDGVLYNTTLVFTPEGERAAAYRKIHRFGFDQGEAVMMGAGEDLVTVALPRTTLGLATCYDLRFPEMFRGLVDAGAETLVVAAGWPERRRAHWSLLARARAVENQAYVLAVGSAGTHAGVQQAGHSVVVDPWGEVLAEAGADEEVLTVEFDPAKVAATREQFPALKDRRLGLAAPRIQQT
- a CDS encoding maleylpyruvate isomerase family mycothiol-dependent enzyme; its protein translation is MTVHPSLQTYADAWTHSIESIAELVSPLTEAEWNGRTPCPNWSVRDIVSHIIGMECEQLGDPRPIHTLPRDLFHVQSDFARYMEMQVDVRRHHTAPEMTSELEYTIIRRSRQLRNESRDPETMTRAPLGAEQTLETALRMRAFDVWVHEQDLRTTLGKPGNLDSPGAAITRDSLLMGLPKVVAASAGAPPNSAVVLDVHGPVEFLRTVRVDAEGRGSVDGSPSLGPAATLSMDWETYVRLACGRVRPNAVADRIKTEGDQDLADAILQHFAVTP
- a CDS encoding MFS transporter — its product is MSSAAAPTLPVPGDPPGGRRAARVWGIGVAVYFVAIIFRTSLGVAGLDAADRFDVNASALSTFSILQLLVYAGMQIPVGLMVDRLGTKKVLALGAVLFTLGQLGFALSPSYGTALASRALLGCGDAMTFISVLRLGTRWFPARRGPMIGQVAALFGMAGNLVSTLVIARALHGFGWTTTFVGSSLAGVVVLVLLLLFLKDHPEGHEPPPVQHAGGAYVRKQIAAAWREPGTRLGMWVHFTTQFPAMVFLLLWGMPFLVEDQGLSRGTAGELLTLVVLSNMAVGLVYGQVIARHHAARVPLALGTVGTTATLWASVIFHPGHHAPMWLLVVLCVVLGACGPASMIGFDFSRPANPPERQGTASGIVNMGGFVASMTTLLAVGVLLDATGDNYRVAFASVFVLEALGVAQILRLRLKAAHREREHHVISRVEAVHVPA
- a CDS encoding GntR family transcriptional regulator; translation: MPAPAPSTSPAPARPPVKRPPAAERVYTHVKDAVLDRRYEGGTLLTEGSLAEAVGVSRTPVREALLRLEVEGLIKLYPKKGALVLAVSAQEIADVVETRLLVEEFAARKAVPASAQLISRLEGLLEEQRQLSEAGDLAAVSVKDRCFHAEIVRHAGNEILSRLYDQLRDRQLRMGVAVMEAHPGRIAANIAEHSELLEAIRAGDAEGAAQVVRRHVSRVKVLVRGEDR
- a CDS encoding D-alanyl-D-alanine carboxypeptidase family protein, whose amino-acid sequence is MKLGIKGIRRASATATVALTAGALLAGGAFASTAQAATPKAPSIVAKGGFVMNNGTGKTLFTKAADTRRSTGSTTKIMTARVVLAQKGLNLDSKVTIQKAYSDYIVSKGASSARLIVGDKVTVRQLLYGLMLPSGCDAAYALADKFGSGKTRAARVKSFIGKMNSTAKTLGLKNTHFDSFDGIGNGSNYSTPRDLTKLASSAMKYSTFRTVVKTKSTKQKVTTKSGGYRYMSWANTNKLLGSYSGTIGVKTGSGPAAKYCLVFAATRKGKTVIGTVLTSSSEANRTADAKKLMDYGFKK
- a CDS encoding DUF1062 domain-containing protein produces the protein MLIHWAVMPTRLPVVLRRCHTCASGSFRANGKFRVNAHHKLLDAWLLALCTGCGDTTRLTVLERAHVRSVRPELLDRMHANDPALAAELLQDPVVRRRNRVALDWTGAWRLDTRGQDHSDREVIDVSVTFGARIPVRPLRLIADGCGLSRAETERLLSEGKLVSPARLTGKLTGDFGFLLKR